From a single Deltaproteobacteria bacterium genomic region:
- a CDS encoding HAD hydrolase-like protein, whose amino-acid sequence SSTKQEIITKYAQLNKIDDLVDGLFGKKSDFGKSEQIDFVLQHYRLKPDEVLFVGDSLKDSDFAKDKKINIIGVSRIFKKIEFQRKGILSVSDLTELIKLFDKSENYFESFEKAMKDK is encoded by the coding sequence AGTAGTACAAAACAAGAGATTATTACAAAATACGCCCAGTTAAACAAAATTGATGATTTAGTAGATGGTCTCTTTGGTAAAAAATCAGATTTTGGAAAAAGTGAGCAGATTGATTTCGTCCTTCAACATTATCGATTGAAACCTGATGAGGTGCTCTTTGTTGGAGATTCTTTGAAAGATTCTGACTTTGCAAAAGATAAAAAAATAAATATCATTGGGGTTTCCAGAATTTTCAAAAAAATAGAATTTCAGAGAAAGGGAATATTAAGTGTTAGCGACTTGACTGAACTCATAAAGCTCTTTGATAAATCTGAAAATTACTTTGAATCATTTGAAAAAGCTATGAAGGATAAATAG